ATACGTAATCACATATCTCTCCAGCTCCCCGACTCCAACCGCAGATGTATAGTTAAAGAGGATCTGaggttcagcagctctaCTCATACCTGGCAGCGCTGAACGGGAGATTTAGTTGGTGCTGATCAAATGTACCTTCACAAAAGGGTTGATCGTTTAGTGCTCGCCTTGTAACACTTCGACAAGAGCTTAGTGGATAGAACAAAATATCATCCAAACTGGTGATCATATCCTGATTAGCTATTTACAGTTTCAGATTGTACAATTTAaacctcttgaagaatcttCCGAGCTTTCAAGTCGCTATCGTACGCCTCCATGGCGTTGATGAGATCGTCTAGTCTTTCTCCAGACATTACGCCCTCAATATCGTGCATGCTGAAACCACAGCGGTGGTCAGTGATTCTGTTTTGTGGAAAGTTGTAAGTTCTTATCTTGTCCGATCTGTCGGTTGTGGTTACCTGATCCTTTCTAGCGGatctttccttctcctccCGCTCCAGTCGCTCCCGTTCTGCTAATCTAGCCCTGAGGATGGCGAAAGCCTTGGCCTTATTCTTGTGTTGAGACCTCTCGTCTTGCATGGAAACCACGATTCCAGAGGGGAAGTGAGTAAGCCTGACGGCGGAGTCGGTAGTGTTGACATGCTGACCACCCTTCCCGCTGGCTCTCATAACGTCGATCCGGATTTCGTCCGGCTTGAAGCTTCTTTCGTATGCATCTGCTGCCTTCTCGGATTCGTTTCCCATTTGCGGCAGCACTACGACCGCCGCCGTCGAAGTATGAGTGCGACCCTTGGTCTCAGTGGCCGGTATACGCTGCACGCGATGGACGCCAGCTTCATGCTTGAGGACATCGTAAGATCCGGGCTCGTCTATACTCAGTATAGCATCAACTATCCCAGATCCGCTTTGGTTCTCGGTCTTAGATGTTAAATGGTATTTCCATCTCTTGCTCTGTGCATACCCAGCATACATATTAAGAAGATCTTGTGCAAATATCATGGCTTCTATTCCACCTACTCCAGGTCTCAATTCCAGTATACAAGGCTTGTCTGCAAATTCATGAGGCGGTATCAGTTTGCGAAGCAGTTCACTCGAGGTTTTTGCGAGCTGCGGCACAAGCTTTGCATATTCTGCCTCTGCATCTTCCTTTAAGCTAGGATCGTCATCCATCATCTCTCGTAAGGCCTTGAGCCCTTCCAATTGATCTTGATATCTTTCGTAGATGTCCTTGATAGAGGAAGCTTTCGCATACAATATCTGGCTGGCTGCGTTGAAAGAGCCACCAGCGGCCAGCATTTGCTCCAGTCCATGTAATTGTTCAACATATTGCTTTATCCTACTGATCAACGATGGGTGCAACTCTTCAACGTCATCGATCGTGGGCGAGGTTGTAGTCGACCATCTCCTAGCAACGAAGCTAGGTTGGCGTAATAATGTGGTGTTTCTCATCAACCTCAAGGTCTTGGTAAAGTTCATGATGCTCGTAGGAGCGCTTGCCGTTTATCTTCTGGTGATGATTCTGTTGGCAACGAAGATCTGAATacatcatcttcaatacTTAGCAGCTACAATAGGACGCAGTAGCTTTGCTACAAGAACAATACAAGTAGAGTCAGTATTTCTGGCCAAAACTGCCTCCAAGATGTCCCAACCTGAGTATACTAAAGGTATGAGAGAGCTTTATTTTGCTATTGGTAGCGTTCATTTTACTAACTGAAGGGCTTGAACAGAGAAGAAGGTCGGTGAAGGTACATATGCGGTCGTTTATCTAGGGACCAAGCAATCAACTGGCAGGAAAGTAGCTGtcaaggagatcaagacTTCTGAGTTTAAAGATGGCTTAGATATGTCAGCTATTCGAGAAGTAAAGTATCTACAAGAGATCCAACACGAAAATGTCATCGAATTGGTGGACATCTTTCTGGCGTACGATAATTTGAACTTAGTGCTGGAATTCTTACCATCAGATTTGGAAAAGGTTATCAAAGATAAGTCGATTTTATTTACACCGGCGGACATAAAGTCATGGATGTTGATGACACTTCGAGGAATTCACCACTGCCATAGGAATTTTATACTGCACCGAGATCTGAAGCCCAATAATCTATTGATATCTCCAGATGGCCAGATCAAAGTTGCGGACTTTGGTTTGGCTAGGACTTTCCCATCTGCCCAAGAAATGCTGACAAGTAATGTGGTTACTCGCTGGTACAGAGCGCCGGAACTGCTGTTCGGGGCCAAGCACTACACATCAGCGGTGGATATTTGGTCAGCGGGCGTAATATTCGCAGAGCTGATGTTGAGAATACCCTACCTGCCTGGGCAAACCGATGTCGATCAGATTGAGGTCACTTTCAGAGCATTAGGAACGCCGACAGACAAGGACTGGCCAGATGTTTCGTTCTTTCCTGCATACAATAAGCTTCAAATTTATCCACCGCCTTCGCGAGAGGAACTGAGGAGACGGTTCATTGCGGCAAGTGAGAATGCGTTAAATTTTATGTGTGGAATGCTCACTATGAATCCACAGAAGCGTTGGAGCGCAGTCGAATGCCTAGAAAGTGATTACTTCAAAGAGGCTCCAGCACCGAGCGACCCTTCCACTATCCAAATATCCTAGTTTCAAAAATACAGTACATATCTCGTTGTTCACAGACTCATCAGGCCCGATGATTGATCTATAGCATAAAACATCGATCTGTTCACAGAATTAGCCAACTTGAGCGTGGTATATCCTCATCACATATTTCCCAATCGCAACACTTGCAGTTAAGCCAGGGGACTCGATGCCAAGGAGGTTCACAAAACCAGGAAActcctcctcttctttgatatAGAAGTCATCGAACACTTTAACGTCTGGGCCAGATAACTTCGGCCGAATCCCGCAAGTACTCACTTCCAGATCCGCGGCGTCGATATGAGGATAATAGCGGCTGATGGCTTCAAAAGCGGCTGGCATGTTTTGCGGATTAGGTTTGTAATCGGTGCGAGAATCCACATACTCCAGGTCGGGACCAAAAATGATTTGTCGATCCATATCGATTGTCAAATGAGTCCCCAGCGACTTGCCATCCTGCGGTGGGACCGGGTATATCAGCCTATTTACTGGTGGAAATCCTGCATTGTTCAGTTTATAATAATTACCTTTGGCAAAATAGAGCCGCTTGTGGCGGTCTTTCGGGAGGAGCATATTGCATATTTGATCTGCGTATAAACCACCACTGTTCACAATGTTCTCGGCAGTAATTTCTACTGGTTGTGTATCATCGCTGTAATTGTCCTTGCACGTCACTGTGTAGCCACCATTTTTCGAATACTCCAAGCCGATTACCTTCGATCCATGTACCATGTCGCCACCATTCTGTTGAATTATTGCAGCCAGGTATTCAATCAACGAATGAGAATTTATAATACCACTGCTTGGCGAGCTCAGCGCCGATCTCTGTACGTTGATAAACGGTTCCAGTTTGGCTGCTTTTTGGGAAGACAGCATCTCAACCTCGatatccagctcttccCTGCATCTGCGGAACAAGGTCTCATTTACTGCATCCTCTTGGTCTGTCTGAGCTACAATCCACTTACCACAATTTAGCCAACTAACGCCTGTCTTGGCAGGAGTCAGCTCTTTGTAGATTATGTGTTTTCCCTCGACACAAAGTTGTGATTTTAGTGAGTTAGGTGGGTAGTAAATTCCTGCATGTATTACCTCACTGTTATGGCTCGATGTCTCCATTCCAAACCGCTCATTCTTATCGAGCAGTAAGACATTATTCGTAGGTACCTTACTCAATTCCGCAGCGATTGCAAGTCCTACCACGCCCCCACCAATTATGATGTGAGAATAGTCTGCTGCCGCAGCTACGGCTGTCTGGCTGAACCTTCTCACGCTTTGGATGCTGCTTAATCTCATGAGATCTCTTCCTTGTAACCTAAACATCACCAAAACGaaagtctcttgaacaTCTGGCAGTACTGATGCGTCTGGCAAACTATCAATGGTATTTGACCAAAGCGACCACTTGTATCGGCAATTGAAGGACTATTCTTCAGATATGGTTTAGTCTGCCTTCGGGCACTTCTTTAACAATGCTTACTTTGATGCAAGGCAAGACAACGACAACACGTTAGAGAGCCAGCTTGGATGCTGGTGAAATCTGTATGATGTACCGGTCGATTTATGGGTGTGTTAGGAGATATGCTACGATAAGCCAGCAGGTGTCGAGGCCTCCATTTGAGGAGATCTTCCCTCGAAAGAGGATGATAAACAGAATATTGTTTGAGTTGGACAGTCGATTAAGCTTTAAAAAGCTGTATCCCCTCTTCGAGTCCTCATATAATGATATGGATGAGGATACGATCTCTCTGGGTTCCAACGTATCGGCATCAGACGTGATGCTAATGAAGAAAGTGCTTGAGAAAGTACGTTCAAGGACAAAGTCAGCAAATCTacatcttttgaagctggagagTGCTTTGCTCGATAAAGCTGCCGAAATGGGCGATAAGGATGCCATTGCTTTGGTGGCATTTGATGTTTTGAAGGATCCGTCAAGGAATAGCCAAGAGGATGTTGATTACGCCAAGCTTCTGATCAAAGATCTTTATAAGAGAGAACACCATCTGACGTTGAAATTAACAGGCGATTTAGCACTAAGAGGCGGCGACAGCTTACAGGCAGCAGATTACTACCAACATTTCCTGAGACTAGAGGCTGACACATACTTGGCTGGGGAAGTTTACGGACAACTGGGCCAGATGAGCTTCCAGGATACGGATTTGCTTTCAGCAGAGCGCTACTTTCGAAAGGCCATAGCACTCAGTCCGTTAGAGTATTCAGTGCACTCGTACTACTATCTCGCTCAAATATACATGAACTCTGATCCTTTAAAGGCGAGAACTCTGATGGAAAGCTGTGCTACGCAGGGCTACAGGGAATCTTTCAAGGCTCTCGGATTTTTAGAGATGCACTATTTTGGTGACCTTTACAAAGCCCAGGAATGGTTCAAGCTCGGCATGGAACTCTATGAATTGGAATGTTTTATAGGTTATTTTGATTGCTGTGCTTCATTGGGCGAGTGGACATTGGCCAAGAAGTGCTTGAAAAGCCTTGAGAAAATGGGGGATGCCAATGAGACCTACAAAACCATCGTAGGACAATTTATGGAGGCACGcaaagagaagattgagaagGCATTGTCATTTCAATCCGACCCGCTTTTGTACCCAAATACAATGAAAGATGGAAGCAAGCAGTCTGAATTGTCCATCAAGCAAAATAAGTGGGGATTATAAGGTCACTTATCGTTGATCTTTTGGTAAACCAACACGTCACCTTGCCTCCTGGAATCCCAGTGCGTGAAAGAATTAAAAAATCTGGCAACTTCAATATAAGTGGAATCTTTCAGCAAGGAATCAAAGTacagatttttcaaatgctcgAAGATAACAAGATACTCTGGCCATTCGTACTTGTATTGCTTTCCCGGACTTCTTAAGTTCTTCCGAAATAATGGTGGGAAGTTCTTATAGATGAAGTCAGGAACATCCTCATACAGGTAATCGCTTTCATCCATATAGTTGGGTAGTTTTTCATGAGCGTCGGGATCGTTCAACAAGTGCAATGGAGGTTCACAAGTTATAGCCCACAATTGTTCGATATCATTTCTATGTAGGTGGGATTGCCATGGGGTGGAATGACAAGGCATGATGAAACCGACGCTATCGATTGCTGGCTCATTGTGCAAAAAGTTCATTACCGACACTACTCCCGCTTCATTGAAGCTATTGAGAAACAGTGCAGCGAA
Above is a genomic segment from Torulaspora globosa chromosome 1, complete sequence containing:
- the MRF1 gene encoding Mrf1p (ancestral locus Anc_2.331), whose translation is MNFTKTLRLMRNTTLLRQPSFVARRWSTTTSPTIDDVEELHPSLISRIKQYVEQLHGLEQMLAAGGSFNAASQILYAKASSIKDIYERYQDQLEGLKALREMMDDDPSLKEDAEAEYAKLVPQLAKTSSELLRKLIPPHEFADKPCILELRPGVGGIEAMIFAQDLLNMYAGYAQSKRWKYHLTSKTENQSGSGIVDAILSIDEPGSYDVLKHEAGVHRVQRIPATETKGRTHTSTAAVVVLPQMGNESEKAADAYERSFKPDEIRIDVMRASGKGGQHVNTTDSAVRLTHFPSGIVVSMQDERSQHKNKAKAFAILRARLAERERLEREEKERSARKDQVTTTDRSDKIRTYNFPQNRITDHRCGFSMHDIEGVMSGERLDDLINAMEAYDSDLKARKILQEV
- the KIN28 gene encoding TFIIH complex serine/threonine-protein kinase subunit KIN28 (ancestral locus Anc_2.332); the encoded protein is MSAIREVKYLQEIQHENVIELVDIFLAYDNLNLVLEFLPSDLEKVIKDKSILFTPADIKSWMLMTLRGIHHCHRNFILHRDLKPNNLLISPDGQIKVADFGLARTFPSAQEMLTSNVVTRWYRAPELLFGAKHYTSAVDIWSAGVIFAELMLRIPYLPGQTDVDQIEVTFRALGTPTDKDWPDVSFFPAYNKLQIYPPPSREELRRRFIAASENALNFMCGMLTMNPQKRWSAVECLESDYFKEAPAPSDPSTIQIS
- a CDS encoding NAD(P)/FAD-dependent oxidoreductase, whose product is MFRLQGRDLMRLSSIQSVRRFSQTAVAAAADYSHIIIGGGVVGLAIAAELSKVPTNNVLLLDKNERFGMETSSHNSEVIHAGIYYPPNSLKSQLCVEGKHIIYKELTPAKTGVSWLNCGKWIVAQTDQEDAVNETLFRRCREELDIEVEMLSSQKAAKLEPFINVQRSALSSPSSGIINSHSLIEYLAAIIQQNGGDMVHGSKVIGLEYSKNGGYTVTCKDNYSDDTQPVEITAENIVNSGGLYADQICNMLLPKDRHKRLYFAKGNYYKLNNAGFPPVNRLIYPVPPQDGKSLGTHLTIDMDRQIIFGPDLEYVDSRTDYKPNPQNMPAAFEAISRYYPHIDAADLEVSTCGIRPKLSGPDVKVFDDFYIKEEEEFPGFVNLLGIESPGLTASVAIGKYVMRIYHAQVG
- the MSS2 gene encoding Mss2p (ancestral locus Anc_2.333) is translated as MMYRSIYGCVRRYATISQQVSRPPFEEIFPRKRMINRILFELDSRLSFKKLYPLFESSYNDMDEDTISLGSNVSASDVMLMKKVLEKVRSRTKSANLHLLKLESALLDKAAEMGDKDAIALVAFDVLKDPSRNSQEDVDYAKLLIKDLYKREHHLTLKLTGDLALRGGDSLQAADYYQHFLRLEADTYLAGEVYGQLGQMSFQDTDLLSAERYFRKAIALSPLEYSVHSYYYLAQIYMNSDPLKARTLMESCATQGYRESFKALGFLEMHYFGDLYKAQEWFKLGMELYELECFIGYFDCCASLGEWTLAKKCLKSLEKMGDANETYKTIVGQFMEARKEKIEKALSFQSDPLLYPNTMKDGSKQSELSIKQNKWGL